The following proteins are co-located in the Dietzia timorensis genome:
- a CDS encoding alpha/beta hydrolase, producing the protein MVAGVLVVSTPAVVSTPVAGAQSEVIANPSGSAETIQDGIRSSLGLIANGSAFNSNAPTLAPLSAGVEPLSAASSGDGGRSATAPALVGATFLMSLIPVGSLANGGQLAALSLGADTLTAAAGSFTGEGYPAPQPDPEINETRLVSREVQEDHQGPGRLEHWTVSSAKMQREVVLEVFLPSEDKGPAPVLYLLEGVDTVLPTPFRTRTNVAQRVEDENVIAVAPSGAPGANWAEWIKDDPRLGRNNWETFIAEEFPSIIGAESDIDLNGKSGVLGLSMGAGSALRIAANHPGHFAAAGGVSGCYNATDDLGYETIRLNVETRGGNLDNMWGPRGSELWQQNHLPANADKLAGTHVFMSAATGALGPQDIQQYGAEPGVLFSGYILEAGARECTNQMSRALNRAGVEHDTFYMPTGIHNWTAFGPGMNAAFDSMLPVLK; encoded by the coding sequence ATGGTGGCAGGTGTTCTCGTGGTGTCGACACCGGCGGTGGTGTCCACGCCGGTCGCCGGGGCACAGTCCGAGGTCATTGCTAACCCATCGGGTTCGGCCGAGACCATCCAGGACGGCATCCGCTCGAGCCTCGGGCTCATCGCCAACGGCTCCGCCTTCAACAGCAATGCGCCTACGTTGGCGCCGCTTTCGGCGGGTGTCGAACCGCTGAGCGCGGCCTCGTCAGGGGACGGTGGGAGATCGGCGACCGCACCTGCGCTCGTGGGTGCGACGTTCCTGATGTCGCTGATCCCGGTCGGTTCGCTCGCCAACGGCGGCCAACTGGCGGCGCTCTCCCTCGGCGCGGACACGCTGACGGCGGCGGCCGGTTCGTTCACCGGCGAGGGATACCCGGCGCCGCAACCGGACCCGGAAATCAACGAGACCCGTTTGGTCAGCCGAGAGGTCCAGGAAGACCACCAGGGGCCGGGTCGCCTCGAGCATTGGACCGTGTCGTCGGCGAAGATGCAGCGCGAGGTCGTTCTCGAAGTCTTCCTGCCTTCCGAGGACAAGGGCCCCGCTCCGGTGCTCTATCTTCTCGAGGGCGTGGACACGGTCCTGCCGACCCCCTTCCGGACGCGCACCAACGTCGCGCAACGAGTTGAGGATGAGAACGTAATCGCGGTTGCTCCGTCCGGCGCGCCGGGTGCGAACTGGGCCGAGTGGATCAAGGACGATCCGCGCCTCGGCCGAAATAACTGGGAAACCTTTATCGCCGAGGAGTTCCCGTCGATCATCGGCGCCGAGTCCGATATCGACCTCAACGGAAAGAGCGGCGTACTCGGGTTGTCCATGGGCGCCGGGTCCGCGTTGCGTATCGCCGCGAACCACCCCGGCCACTTCGCCGCGGCGGGAGGCGTCTCCGGCTGCTACAACGCCACCGACGATCTCGGCTACGAAACCATCCGCCTCAACGTCGAAACCCGCGGCGGCAACCTCGACAACATGTGGGGTCCGCGAGGCAGCGAGCTGTGGCAGCAGAACCACCTTCCGGCGAACGCGGACAAGCTCGCCGGGACGCACGTGTTCATGTCCGCGGCAACCGGTGCGCTCGGGCCCCAGGACATTCAGCAGTACGGCGCCGAGCCGGGCGTGCTGTTCTCCGGTTACATCCTCGAAGCGGGCGCCCGCGAGTGCACGAATCAGATGTCGCGCGCGCTCAATCGTGCGGGCGTCGAGCACGACACGTTCTATATGCCGACCGGAATCCACAACTGGACCGCCTTCGGCCCGGGAATGAACGCGGCGTTCGACTCGATGCTCCCCGTGCTCAAGTAA